The Aspergillus chevalieri M1 DNA, chromosome 5, nearly complete sequence genome includes a region encoding these proteins:
- a CDS encoding ATP dependent DNA ligase domain protein (COG:L;~EggNog:ENOG410PMHH;~InterPro:IPR012340,IPR029710,IPR012310;~go_function: GO:0003677 - DNA binding [Evidence IEA];~go_function: GO:0003910 - DNA ligase (ATP) activity [Evidence IEA];~go_function: GO:0005524 - ATP binding [Evidence IEA];~go_process: GO:0006281 - DNA repair [Evidence IEA];~go_process: GO:0006310 - DNA recombination [Evidence IEA];~go_process: GO:0051103 - DNA ligation involved in DNA repair [Evidence IEA]) has product MVIFFDILVLDDDVCLKKAHRQRRLLLKDVVQPVHGRADISEQQILDFSRPDSPSRLERIFAKGIAQRWEGFVLKGCEEPYFSIFPSDTNGTFGRWIKLKKDYIPGLGDTLDLALVGAKYEPRDATALSRIPKLLWTHFFIGCLLNKGAVSQQRATPRFRVVDVIDHHCMSLRNMQILNQFGEFIACDPAYNPDFKFEYERANLPTMGVIFKTPLVVEMLGSGFEKPSGARYFALRFPRILKVHWDRTFEDATSFQELQQVAEKARSVTAEDDSSQEHWCKRLKLANGACQYIDRGSQSTLFESTSTSGLDDEDSVESTNTNAMLPTPLCTRDSSRVDQMDTAVTENQESPIPIHIDDTAGTLLSSSESGFHSHPLTENPNQSSYQKARARKDNARPDNLAASVHSSGKEGNGTIKRHDTKVTAAPRPLVANVDSHSTNKNGYTTSTSALSTTREQQLDLRSPILTLPQYSCSSSSSHEYHSKLTKATHSPDNLFQEMTSHHNSNPHTTPQNQSLGLVLLPQSFSLGQEILNIIKSLSQSLRTVPKFPPTGKVFFLDSKVLTLGNGPEDTRFCLRATWENISKVYFYACVSWSTTTAEQSLHRRSLAIVDEIPCTKPGDDIAPGSAPMLDQMEKVDISVCFEKDELNCLGKFVSIEPLMHVNGQTYIS; this is encoded by the coding sequence ATGGTCATATTCTTCGATATCCTGGTGCTAGACGATGATGTTTGCTTGAAAAAGGCGCACCGGCAAAGAAGGCTTCTGCTAAAAGACGTAGTACAGCCTGTCCACGGACGCGCTGATATCTCAGAACAGCAAATCCTAGACTTCTCCCGGCCTGACAGTCCGTCCCGGCTCGAAAGGATATTCGCAAAGGGCATCGCACAACGATGGGAGGGATTCGTGCTAAAAGGATGTGAAGAACCCTACTTCTCTATCTTTCCCAGCGACACAAACGGCACCTTTGGTCGATGGATCAAGCTTAAAAAGGATTACATACCAGGACTGGGCGACACACTGGATCTTGCACTGGTAGGTGCAAAATACGAGCCTCGCGATGCCACTGCGCTTAGTCGGATCCCTAAGCTCCTGTGGACGCACTTTTTCATCGGCTGTCTGCTTAATAAAGGCGCCGTCTCGCAACAGAGGGCCACTCCACGATTCAGGGTCGTTGATGTTATCGATCATCATTGCATGAGTTTGCGAAATATGCAGATCTTAAATCAATTTGGCGAGTTCATAGCCTGCGACCCAGCGTACAACCCTGACTTCAAGTTCGAATACGAGAGAGCTAACCTCCCAACAATGGGTGTAATATTCAAGACGCCTTTAGTTGTTGAAATGCTGGGGAGCGGTTTCGAGAAGCCGTCTGGGGCTAGGTATTTCGCACTGAGATTTCCTCGAATACTAAAGGTCCATTGGGATAGGACGTTCGAAGATGCAACATCGTTTCAGGAACTGCAGCAGGTGGCAGAGAAGGCCCGGTCAGTTACTGCGGAGGACGATTCGTCCCAGGAGCATTGGTGCAAACGTCTGAAGCTGGCGAACGGAGCGTGCCAGTATATCGACCGTGGATCGCAAAGCACGTTATTCGAGTCTACGTCGACGTCTGGATTGGACGACGAAGATTCTGTTGAAAGTACCAACACCAATGCTATGCTTCCTACTCCTCTGTGCACGCGCGACTCGTCAAGggttgatcaaatggacacGGCAGTTACCGAGAATCAGGAGAGCCCTATTCCAATACATATCGATGATACGGCTGGGACCCTTTTATCTTCAAGCGAGTCTGGCTTCCACAGCCATCCACTGACCGAGAACCCCAATCAATCATCTTACCAAAAAGCGCGAGCACGAAAAGACAACGCACGCCCTGATAACTTGGCAGCTTCTGTGCACAGCAGTGGTAAAGAAGGGAATGGAACTATAAAAAGACACGATACAAAGGTCACAGCTGCTCCACGTCCCTTGGTAGCGAATGTCGATAGTCACTCTACAAACAAAAACGGATACACTACCTCAACATCGGCTTTGTCTACGACTAGAGAGCAGCAATTAGACCTCAGATCACCTATCCTAACGCTCCCACAGTATTcatgctcttcttcatcctcccaCGAATACCACTCCAAACTCACAAAAGCAACTCACAGTCCAGACAACCTCTTTCAGGAAATGACCTCCCATCACAACTCGAATCCACACACCACCCCCCAAAATCAATCTCTAGGCCTAGTGCTCCTGCCCCAATCATTCTCCCTGGGCCAGGAGAtcctcaacatcatcaagTCCCTTTCTCAATCACTTAGAACCGTCCCCAAGTTCCCACCAACCGGAAAagtcttcttcctcgactCAAAAGTCCTAACCTTGGGCAATGGACCTGAAGACACCCGATTCTGTCTACGTGCAACATGGGAGAATATCAGTAAGGTGTACTTCTATGCGTGCGTCTCGTGGAGTACCACTACAGCGGAACAGTCTCTACATCGGCGCTCGCTTGCGATTGTGGATGAAATTCCTTGTACTAAACCTGGAGATGATATCGCCCCAGGTTCTGCTCCTATGCTGGATCAGATGGAAAAGGTAGACATCTCGGTTTGCTTTGAGAAAGACGAGTTGAACTGCTTGGGGAAGTTTGTCTCTATTGAGCCGTTGATGCACGTTAATGGGCAAACATATATATCTTGA
- the erg20 gene encoding bifunctional (2E,6E)-farnesyl diphosphate synthase/dimethylallyltranstransferase (BUSCO:EOG092633US;~COG:H;~EggNog:ENOG410PFX3;~InterPro:IPR033749,IPR039702,IPR008949,IPR000092;~PFAM:PF00348;~go_function: GO:0016765 - transferase activity, transferring alkyl or aryl (other than methyl) groups [Evidence IEA];~go_process: GO:0008299 - isoprenoid biosynthetic process [Evidence IEA]) yields the protein MTSREQFESVFPSLVEDLLAHAKKYNLPENALQWFEKAINVNVPGGKLNRGLSVPDTGLALLQQPLNDEQFKHLSTLGWLTELLQAFFLVSDDMMDGSITRRGQPCWYRHDGVGMIAINDAFMLESGIYVILKKHFRSHPAYVDLLELFHEITWQTELGQLCDLITAPEDQVNLDNFSLEKYMFIVTYKTAYYSFYLPVALALHYLQLATPGNLQQAHDILIPLGQYFQVQDDYLDAYGDPAFIGKIGTDIQDNKCSWMINQTLQRCNPEQRKMLDSAYGRKDAEQEAKVKALYKELDIENVYKEYEEKTVGEIRAKIAAIDESSGLKKEVFESFLGKIYKRSK from the exons ATGACCTCCCGCGAACAGTTCGAGTCCGTGTTTCCCTCCTTGGTCGAGGATCTCCTGGCCCACGCGAAGAAGTACAATTTGCCCGAGAACGCTCTTCAATGGTTTGAGAAG GCCATCAATGTCAACGTCCCCGGTGGAAAGCTCAACCGTGGTCTCTCCGTCCCCGACACCGGTTTGGCTCTCCTGCAGCAGCCTCTCAACGATGAACAGTTCAAACACCTCAGCACTCTGGGCTGGCTCACCGAGCTGCTTCAGGCTTTCTTCCTGGTCAGCGATGACATGATGGATGGCTCCATCACCCGTCGTGGTCAACCCTGCTGGTACCGCCACGACGGAGTGGGCATGATTGCCATCAACGACGCCTTCATGCTCGAGTCCGGAATCTATGTCATCTTGAAGAAGCACTTCCGCTCTCACCCCGCCTACGTCGATCTCCTCGAGTTGTTCCACGAGATCACCTGGCAGACCGAATTGGGCCAGCTGTGCGACCTGATCACCGCCCCCGAAGACCAGGTCAACCTCGACAACTTCTCCCTGGAAAAGTATATGTTCATTGTCACCTATAAAACCGCGTACTACAGCTTCTACCTCCCCGTTGCTCTGGCCCTCCACTACCTTCAGCTCGCGACCCCCGGCAACCTCCAGCAGGCCCAcgacatcctcatccccTTGGGCCAGTACTTCCAGGTGCAGGATGACTACCTCGATGCCTATGGTGACCCGGCCTTCATTGGCAAGATCGGAACCGATATCCAGGACAACAAGTGCTCGTGGATGATCAACCAGACCCTTCAGCGCTGCAACCCTGAGCAGCGCAAGATGCTCGACTCTGCTTACGGCCGCAAGGACGCTGAGCAGGAGGCCAAGGTCAAGGCTCTCTACAAAGAGCTCGACATTGAGAATGTCTACAAGGAGTACGAGGAGAAGACTGTCGGGGAGATCCGCGCCAAGATTGCTGCCATTGACGAGTCCTCGGGTCTGAAGAAGGAGGTCTTCGAGTCGTTCTTGGGCAAGATCTACAAGCGCAGCAAGTAA
- the NMT1_1 gene encoding NMT1/THI5 family protein (COG:P;~EggNog:ENOG410PFME;~InterPro:IPR015168,IPR027939;~PFAM:PF09084;~go_process: GO:0009228 - thiamine biosynthetic process [Evidence IEA]), with product MATDKITFLTNWHATPYHAPLYLAQAKGYFKDEGLKVALLEPNDPSDVTEIIGSGKVDMGFKAMIHTLAAKARDFPVTSIGSLLDEPFTGIVYLKNSGITEDFRSLKGKKIGYVGEFGKIQIDELTKHYGMTTDDYTAVRCGMNVTKAIIRGDIDAGIGLENVQMVELAEWLATQNRPRDDVQMLRIDELAELGCCCFCTILYIANDAFLAANPEKVRKFLAAVKRATDYVLAEPLKAYEEYIDVKPIMGTPVNRKIFERSFAYFSRDMKNVNRDWNKVTNYGKRLGILDPSFVGNYTNEYLGWALEPDSVDPCGDQKRMVTLQKKVAAEGGFQRLEVTA from the exons ATGGCTACTGACAAGATCACCTTCCTCACCAACTG GCATGCTACGCCGTACCACGCCCCCCTGTACCTCGCTCAGGCCAAGGGTTACTTCAAGGATGAGGGCCTCAAGGTTGCTCTCCTTGAGCCCAACGACCCCTCCGATGTCACTGAGATCATCGGTAGCGGCAAGGTCGACATGGGCTTCAAGGCTATGATTCACACTCTTGCT GCTAAAGCCCGTGACTTCCCCGTTACCTCGATCGGTTCGTTGCTCGATGAGCCTTTCACCGGTATCGTCTACCTCAAGAACAGCGGAATCACCGAGGACTTCCGCTCCTTGAAGGGTAAGAAGATCGGATACGTTGGCGAGTTCGGAAAG ATCCAAATCGACGAACTCACCAAGCACTACGGCATGACCACCGATGACTACACCGCCGTCCGCTGCGGCATGAACGTCACCAAGGCCATCATTCGCGGCGACATCGACGCGGGCATCGGTCTCGAAAACGTGCAAATGGTCGAACTCGCCGAGTGGCTCGCCACCCAGAACCGCCCCCGCGACGACGTCCAGATGCTCCGTATTGATGAGCTCGCCGAActcggctgctgctgcttctgcacAATCCTCTACATCGCCAACGACGCCTTCCTCGCCGCAAACCCCGAGAAGGTCCGCAAGTTCCTGGCCGCCGTCAAGCGCGCTACGGACTATGTTCTTGCGGAACCGCTCAAGGCGTATGAGGAATACATCGATGTCAAGCCCATCATGGGCACTCCTGTTAACAGGAAGATTTTCGAGCGGTCGTTCGCGTACTTCAGCCGGGACATGAAAAACGTCAACCGTGACTGGAACAAGGTCACCAACTACGGCAAGCGTCTGGGCATCTTGGATCCTAGCTTCGTGGGTAACTACACCAATGAGTACTTGGGTTGGGCTTTGGAGCCTGACTCGGTTGACCCGTGTGGTGACCAGAAGCGCATGGTTACGTTGCAGAAGAAGGTTGCTGCTGAGGGTGGGTTCCAGCGGTTGGAGGTTACCGCTTAA
- the CDC23 gene encoding anaphase promoting complex subunit CDC23 (BUSCO:EOG092613S3;~COG:D;~EggNog:ENOG410PG1F;~InterPro:IPR011990,IPR036915,IPR019734,IPR007192, IPR013026;~PFAM:PF13432,PF04049,PF13181,PF13414;~go_component: GO:0005680 - anaphase-promoting complex [Evidence IEA];~go_function: GO:0005515 - protein binding [Evidence IEA];~go_process: GO:0030071 - regulation of mitotic metaphase/anaphase transition [Evidence IEA]), with the protein MAAGFTEDNIRDLRYRLEDASIKCSERCLYQSAKWAAEMLDSLLPINEYDTDPDSPMGLADTLPMPSNPYLRPQDPLEARLEAQEAHKYLLAKTYFDTREYDRCAAVFLPPTMPPVPLSTASPHAKSKQPLTPQKGKSRMSAFGGVKEGTSTRNPYPALSQKSLFLALYAKYISGEKRKDEETEMVLGPADGGMAANRELPDLARGLEGWLTERRENGMEGRNQGWLEYLYGVILLKGRNEEEAKKWLIKSVHLNPFHWGAWQELNDLLTSTEDLKQVVDLLPQNIMTLIFHVYCSQELYQATDDTYQALSELETIFPTSAFLKTQRALLYYHSKYFEEASHIFTEILISSPHRLDSLDHYSNILYVMGARPQLAFVAQVATATDKFRPETCCVVGNYYSLKSEHEKAVMYFRRALTLDRNFLSAWTLMGHEYVEMKNTHAAIESYRRAVDVNRKDYRAWYGLGQAYEVLDMSFYALFYYQRAAALRPYDPKMWQAVGSCYAKMERPEQGIKALKRALVAGSYYASDDASSQLSGMSPSPGRKILDPETLHQIAMLYERLEEPEEAAAYMELTLQQESGPLNPEGEEEGSSDNDDDDNDDSQHRSRRPRKPSPNDDDEDTWHGTGVTATTSKARLWLARWALKNGDLERADQLAGELCQDGVEVEEAKALMRDVRARREGAGSAA; encoded by the exons ATGGCCGCCGGTTTCACGGAAGATAACATCAGAGACCTCAGGTACCGCCTGGAGGACGCCTCTATCAAATGTTCAGAACGATGTCTATACCAGTCTGCAAAATG GGCCGCGGAAATGCTCGATTCTCTCCTACCAATCAATGAATATGACACCGATCCCGACTCGCCAATGGGCCTTGCGGATACCCTGCCCATGCCATCGAACCCATACCTCCGACCCCAGGACCCTCTCGAGGCCAGATTAGAAGCACAAGAAGCCCACAAGTACCTTCTAGCAAAGACCTACTTCGATACACGCGAGTATGACCGTTGCGCGGCCGTTTTCCTTCCCCCGACCATGCCCCCTGTTCCTCTTTCGACCGCATCACCTCATGCCAAATCGAAACAGCCCTTGACACCACAGAAAGGAAAGTCGCGAATGTCTGCATTTGGAGGAGTGAAAGAGGGTACCTCGACGAGAAATCCATACCCGGCGCTGAGCCAGAAGTCGTTGTTCCTTGCATTATATGCTAAATACATTTCGGGTGAAAAGCGGAAAGATGAGGAAACGGAGATGGTCCTAGGCCCTGCTGATGGAGGTATGGCGGCCAATCGAGAGTTGCCGGACTTGGCGCGTGGGCTAGAAGGATGGTTGACAGAACGAAGGGAAAATGGCATGGAAGGTCGCAATCAAGGATGGTTGGAATATTTGTATGGCGTGATTCTTCTGAAGGGGCGGAATGAAGAGGAGGCAAAGAAGTGGCTCATAAAGAGTGTGCATTTGAACCCATTCCATTGGGGCGCCTGGCAAGAGTTGAATGACTTGCTTACAAGTACGGAAGAT TTAAAACAAGTCGTTGACCTCCTTCCTCAGAACATAATGACTTTGATATTCCACGTTTATTGCAGCCAGGAGCTGTACCAAGCAACCGACGATACCTACCAAGCCTTATCAGAACTCGAAACTATCTTCCCGACAAGTGCATTCCTCAAGACGCAGCGGGCATTACTTTACTATCATTCTAAGT ACTTCGAAGAAGCATCACATATCTTCACCGAAATCTTGATCTCCTCCCCCCACCGTCTCGACAGCCTCGATCACTACTCCAACATCCTCTACGTCATGGGAGCGCGTCCCCAACTTGCCTTCGTCGCCCAAGTCGCAACCGCAACCGACAAATTCCGGCCCGAAACCTGCTGCGTCGTCGGAAACTACTACTCCCTGAAATCAGAGCACGAAAAAGCAGTAATGTATTTCCGCCGCGCGCTAACACTAGACCGCAACTTCCTCTCCGCCTGGACCCTTATGGGACACGAATACGTCGAAATGAAAAACACCCACGCCGCAATCGAATCCTACCGTCGCGCCGTCGACGTCAACCGCAAAGACTACCGCGCCTGGTATGGTCTAGGCCAGGCCTACGAAGTCCTAGACATGTCTTTCTACGCCCTTTTCTACTACCAACGCGCCGCAGCCCTACGGCCCTACGACCCCAAGATGTGGCAAGCAGTAGGATCCTGCTATGCTAAAATGGAGCGTCCCGAGCAGGGCATCAAGGCACTCAAGCGCGCATTAGTTGCAGGATCCTACTACGCCTCTGACGACGCCTCATCACAACTTAGCGGCATGTCCCCCAGCCCCGGCCGCAAAATCCTAGACCCAGAAACCCTCCACCAAATTGCGATGCTCTACGAACGCCTCGAGGAGCCCGAAGAGGCAGCCGCGTACATGGAACTAACTCTACAGCAAGAATCCGGCCCACTAAACCCcgaaggcgaagaggaaggGTCATCTGATAACGATGACGACGATAACGACGATTCCCAGCATCGCTCCCGTCGACCTCGAAAACCATCCCCAaatgacgacgatgaagatacaTGGCACGGAACTGGTGTTACGGCGACGACGTCGAAGGCGAGGCTGTGGCTTGCTAGGTGGGCTTTGAAGAATGGGGATCTCGAAAGAGCGGATCAGTTGGCGGGAGAGTTGTGTCAGGATGGagttgaggttgaggaggcTAAGGCTTTGATGAGGGATGTTAGGGCTAGAAGGGAGGGAGCGGGATCTGCTGCATAG
- a CDS encoding arylsulfotransferase family protein (COG:S;~EggNog:ENOG410PHWY;~InterPro:IPR039535,IPR011047;~PFAM:PF05935,PF14269;~SECRETED:SignalP(1-22);~TransMembrane:1 (n3-14c22/23o553-573i)), which yields MPAWLSSLPTILTLTLATLASADFGPRNQSTDHDNGLLGTFPTETYRSSPLIGPSLSYIQDSLLCHDGLYTLLAPRGSEVRTPGPMIIDNDGHLVWTSTGYGNTHAVGIYEFKGEGYLGFGVENSGLKGFGDGVYYLLDSSYEEVYTIKGANGFRVDLREFHITRDETAVITAYQIKPADLRSVGGPQDGRIYDSIVQEISIETGEILFQWRASEYVDITQVPRTLNREAGTYVDHEGRQAWDFFHISSIDKDSKGNFLISSSSTNALSYIDGSTKKILWNLGGQNNSFNDLSGGIATQFSGQHHARFHDDNAITLLDNNVNAADGPSRGLYLTLDYDQMTVSLLHAYTPSTNIHSSEGGSLQLLPTGNILQSYGLNPAWTEFSINGNILCHVHFGAATSFGSAKVLSDRIAKGPWTGLPKTSPDIALYGYEAAVSWNGATTITTYILEGTNDPELDKKQATYTRDHPPPTDLKDKNKPPELTFLSATPKSGFETILPIPNTFPAGSYLRVRALNKYGHVIGITKLTYWDPDADQPIVGIGGPASPGPDLRPVGYFVGGFSVALVLAVGVWLMRRRIAARRVYGRLQKRRRGYGHHDDSENDEWDSERVGYGGGWDDGDEELSDAELIDAVEFSLLGGEALRARGVRGLEDSDESDCEMGKV from the exons ATGCCCGCCTGGCTATCCTCCCTCCCGACAATCCTCACTCTGACGCTTGCAACCTTGGCGAGCGCAGATTTTGGTCCCCGAAATCAATCCACCGATCACGATAACGGCCTCCTTGGTACCTTCCCAACGGAAACTTACCGATCCTCGCCCCTGATCGGGCCATCGCTTAGTTACATTCAGGACAGTTTGCTCTGCCACGATGGGTTATATACGTTGCTTGCGCCGCGGGGTAGTGAAGTGCGAACCCCGGGCCCGATGATTATCGATAATGATGGGCATTTGGTCTGGACAAGTACAGGGTATGGGAATACGCATGCGGTTGGAATATATGAGTTCAAGGGAGAGGGGTATTTGGGGTTCGGGGTGGAGAATAGTGGGTTGAAGGGATTTGGGGATGGGGTTTATTATCTG CTCGATTCTTCCTATGAAGAAGTTTATACAATCAAAGGCGCCAATGGGTTCCGCGTGGACTTACGTGAATTCCACATCACTCGCGACGAGACCGCGGTTATCACAGCATACCAGATCAAACCTGCCGATTTACGATCCGTTGGCGGCCCCCAAGACGGCCGAATCTATGATAGCATTGTGCAAGAAATCAGCATCGAGACAGGGGAAATACTCTTCCAATGGCGGGCTTCAGAATATGTCGATATCACCCAAGTACCGCGTACACTGAACAGAGAAGCAGGAACATACGTCGACCACGAAGGGCGGCAAGCATGGGATTTCTTTCACATCAGCAGCATCGATAAGGACAGCAAGGGCAACTTTCTCAtttcgtcttcttcgaccAATGCCCTGAGCTACATTGACGGCAGTACTAAGAAGATTCTCTGGAATTTGGGCGGCCAAAACAACAGCTTCAACGACCTTTCTGGCGGAATAGCGACTCAGTTCAGTGGCCAACACCATGCACGCTTCCATGATGATAATGCAATCACCCTCTTAGACAATAACGTCAATGCCGCTGACGGTCCCAGTCGAGGCCTCTACCTTACCCTCGACTACGACCAAATGACCGTCTCCCTCCTCCACGCCTACACACCGTCCACCAACATTCACAGCTCAGAAGGCGGCTccctccagctcctcccAACCGGCAACATCCTCCAAAGCTACGGCCTAAACCCCGCCTGGACCGAATTCAGCATCAACGGCAACATCCTCTGCCACGTACATTTCGGTGCCGCAACGTCCTTTGGCTCAGCCAAAGTTCTCTCAGACCGCATCGCCAAAGGCCCCTGGACCGGCCTCCCAAAAACAAGCCCCGATATCGCCCTCTACGGCTACGAAGCCGCAGTAAGCTGGAACGGCGcaacaacaataacaacCTACATCCTCGAAGGAACCAACGACCCCGAACTGGACAAAAAACAAGCCACCTACACCCGCGACCACCCGCCCCCCACTGACCTGAAGGACAAAAACAAGCCCCCAGAGCTTACTTTCTTATCCGCAACGCCCAAATCGGGGTTTGAAACTATCCTCCCCATCCCTAATACCTTTCCCGCGGGGAGTTATCTGCGCGTCCGCGCATTAAACAAATACGGCCACGTCATTGGTATAACAAAGCTCACGTACTGGGATCCAGACGCCGACCAGCCAATCGTAGGCATCGGTGGTCCTGCGTCCCCAGGACCCGATCTACGACCCGTCGGCTACTTCGTGGGCGGGTTTTCTGTTGCCCTTGTGCTTGCTGTGGGGGTGTGGTTGATGAGGAGGCGGATTGCGGCGAGGAGGGTATATGGGCGTTTACAGAAACGTAGACGCGGTTATGGTCATCATGATGATAGTGAAAATGATGAATGGGATAGTGAGAGGGTTGGATATGGAGGGGGGTGGGATGATGGGGATGAAGAGTTGAGTGATGCGGAGTTGATTGATGCGGTTGAGTTTTCGTTGCTTGGGGGGGAGGCGTTGAGGGCGAGGGGAGTTAGGGGGTTGGAGGATAGTGATGAGAGCGATTGCGAGATGGGGAAGGTTTAG